The nucleotide sequence AATACGCGCGGGCCGCCGCCTCGCACCCGAAGATGCCATCGCCCCATTCGATCGAGTTCAGGTAGATCTCGAAGATGCGCCGCTTGGACAACGCCGCCTCGAGCCGCCGCGTGATGATGAGCTCGATCAGCTTGCGGGTCGGATTGCGCGACGGCGACAGGTACAAGTTCTTCGCCAGCTGCTGCGTGATCGTGCTGGCGCCGCGCAGGGCCACGCCGTCCTCGAGGCTCGATTCGATCGATTCCCGCAGCTGCTGGTAGTCCACGCCTTCGTGCTGGAAGAACGCGCTGTCCTCCGCCACCAGGACCGCCCGCTTCAGCTGCGTCGAGATCCGTCCGTAGGGCACCCACCGGCGCCGCAGGGTGAACGTCCTGCCGTCGCGCCGGGCCTCGTCGCGCCGCAACTCGATGAACGCGGTGGTGTCGGGATTCTGCGAGACGAGGACGCGCACGTCGGGCAGGGTGAGATAGACGTACGCAATGTAGGCGAACGCGACGCCGAGGGCGCCGGCGACCCAGCGGGGCCATCGGGAGCTGCGCGCCATTCCCGGGGATTATAGGGCGCGCTCGCCTCCGGAGGCGCCTGCCGCCGCGCGCCAGCGTCAGCCAGCGACGACGATCTTCAGGCGCGTGCCGGCGGGAGGCTGGACGTTCACGGCGAATCCGTTCATGAGCGCCAGCCGCGACGCGGACACCAGGCCCTGTCCCGCGCGCTGGGCGATCGACTGCCAGGAGTCGTCGGCCCGCGACGTGTAGAGCGCGATCTCGTTGGGCCGGATGTTGGAGGCCTCGCGGGTCGACAGCTCGCGGAACGACCGGAGGGCCGCGTCGAACTCGGCGTCGACGCTCGGGAACTCGGCCTCGGGCGCGACGCCCGCCACCATGTACACCTGGCGCCCGACGGGCAGGTGGGCGGCGCGCAGGCGGACCTTGCCGATCTCGCGGGCCTTGCCGTGATAGAGCCCGACGAACGCGTCGATCCCGTTCACCTGCTCGACGCCGCCGCTGTCGAGCGTGAAGCCCAGCCCGCGCATGTGCCGCCTGGCCCCGTCGGCGAGGGATGGGCCGCGTGCCGCGTCCGCCGCCCGCAGCACCATCAGCACCGTGCCGCCGTCGGGTTCGGCGATGACCTGGTCGCTGGTGTTCTGGACCGTCCAGGCCTCCGGGAAGTCGATGGCGATGCGGAGATCGGGGTGCAGGAAGCGGTGTCCGCGCACGACCCCTTCCGCCGGGTTGTCGCCATACGCCATCCCCGCCACGTGCTGCAGAAAGTCATCCCGGTTGCGCGCGCGTTCGCCGCCGTCGGCCGCCGCCGCGACCGGAGTGGCCTTCGCCACGCGGGAGCCAGGATCTGGATGGGTCGACAGCCAGTTCGGGATGCCTCGCTCGCTGAGGGCGTCGAGCCGAGACAGGGTGGCCAGGAAGCGCGGCACGGCGTTCGGATCCCAGCCGGCCTTCGCTGCATACTCGACGCCGAGCCGATCCGACTCGAGCTCGTCGTCGCGGCCGTATTTCAGGAAGAGCGTTCCCAGCCCCATCGAGGCCACGTCGCGGAACGGCGCGACGCCGGGAATGAAGATGCTGGCCAGGAGCACGCCGAGCGACCCGCCCGCGGAGCGCGTGTACTGCTGCGAGGCGTGGCGCGCCGTGACATGCCCCACTTCGTGCCCGAGGACGCCCGCCAGCTCGGACTCGTCGCCCAGATGCGCCAGCAACCCGCGTGTGACGTACACGTAGCCCCCAGGCAGGGCGAACGCGTTCACCACGGGGACGTCCACCACGGTGAACGTCCAGGGCAGCGTGGGACGGTGTGAGACGGCGGCGATCCGTTCGCCCACGCCGCTGACGTAGCGCTGCAGCGCCTCGTCGTGGTAGACGCCCATCTCCCGACGGATCTCCGCGTCGCCCTGCCTGCCGAGGGCGATCTCCTCGGCCTCGCTGATGAGCGTCACCTCGCGGCGCCCGGTGACGGGATTGGAGGCGCAGGCCGACGCGACCAGCACGGGGAGCACCAGCCAGGCGAGCCGTCCGCGGCGCCACGCAGCGGAGGAGATGCGAGTCGTTCGGACCATCAGGTGCGTCTCCGCGGGCCGAAGCGCCGCTGCTGAACGGCGGCCCGTCGGCGGGCCGAAGTGCAACTGCCGTACCACGGCGCGCTTCCGCGCGCGCACTTTGCGGGCGCACGTGACGTGCGCCGCGGCCCTGCCGCGCGCCGGCAGCGGCGGGTCGCAAGGCGACAGTCGATGTCGCCAGGAGCGGTCAGGTCGTCGCGGGATCCGCGTCCATCGACGCCGGCTCGACCAGGGGCACGCCCAGGTCGGTGAGCATCCGGCGCAGTTGTCCGATCACCGACGGCGGCGTGGGCCCGAGTGGCGCGCGCGGCAGTCCGCCGTCGTAGCCCATCAGGTCGAGCGCCGCCTTGAGAGCGGGCACGCCGTGCAAGCCTCCGATGGTGCGGGCCAGCGGCGTCAGCGTGCGCTGCAGGGCACGCGCCTCGAGGAACCGGCCCGCGCGCACGTGGTCGAGGAGGTCCGCACACAGGTCGGGCACGAGGCCGGCCAGCGCCAGGATCGCGCCATGGGCGCCGGCGGCGAGGCCGGTGAAGTACGTGACGCCGCTGCCCGCCAGCACGAAGAACTCGGGGCCCGAGCGCGAGATGTAGTCCGCCAGCAGCGACGCATCGCTGCCGGATTCCTTCATGCCCACGATGTTCGGATGCTCGGCCAGCAGGCCGACCGCGTCCGGTGGCAGGGTCACGCCCGTGTACATCGACACGTTGTAGAGCAGCACGGGCACGGGGCTGGCCTCGGCGACGGCCACGTAGTGGCGCACGAAGACGTCGGCCGTCATCATGTTCTTGAAGAACGAGGGCGTCCGGACGAGCACGGCGTCGGCGCCGGCGCGGGCCGCGCGCAGCGTCGCGGCGATGGTGGCCTTGGTGGACTCGGCCCCCGTGCCGGCGATGAGGGGCCGCGTGGACGGCATGGCCGACCGCGCGGCGGCGATGACTCGCTCGGCTTCGGAGTCGTCGAGCATCACCGCTTCGCCGTTGGATCCCAGCACGACGAGGCCCGTGAGCCGCGTCTGCATGTACCGCTCGACGTTGCGGTGCAGGGCCGCATCGTCGACGGTGTCGTGGTTGAACGGCGTGACGATGGGCGTGTACAGACCAGCGAGCGGAGACATGCCCCGAGTCTATCGCGGTTGCGCGGCCTCGGCGGCGCTCGGCGAGGTGCGGCCGAGCAGGACGTTCGTGGCCAGGACGACGAGGAAGATCGCGAGGGCCGGCGCGAGCATCCAGGGCGCCCGGGCGAGCGCCGAGACGTTCGCGGCCTCGCTGAGGGCCGTACCCCAGCTGGGAATCGTCTCGGGGAAGCCGAGCCCGACATACGAGAGCGTGGCCTCGGTCAGGACGAAGCTGGGCACGAGCAGCGCGGTCTGCACACCCAGGAAGCCGCCGCAGGCCGGCAGCAGGTGCCGGGTCACGATTCGCCACCGTGACGCGCCGAGCGCCCGGGCCGCCTGGACGTACTCCTCGCGCACCTCCGCCCGCACGATGGACCACACGCCACGCGCGACACGAGGCCATCCCAGCAGCACGAGGATCGCCGCC is from Vicinamibacterales bacterium and encodes:
- a CDS encoding M48 family metalloprotease; this encodes MVRTTRISSAAWRRGRLAWLVLPVLVASACASNPVTGRREVTLISEAEEIALGRQGDAEIRREMGVYHDEALQRYVSGVGERIAAVSHRPTLPWTFTVVDVPVVNAFALPGGYVYVTRGLLAHLGDESELAGVLGHEVGHVTARHASQQYTRSAGGSLGVLLASIFIPGVAPFRDVASMGLGTLFLKYGRDDELESDRLGVEYAAKAGWDPNAVPRFLATLSRLDALSERGIPNWLSTHPDPGSRVAKATPVAAAADGGERARNRDDFLQHVAGMAYGDNPAEGVVRGHRFLHPDLRIAIDFPEAWTVQNTSDQVIAEPDGGTVLMVLRAADAARGPSLADGARRHMRGLGFTLDSGGVEQVNGIDAFVGLYHGKAREIGKVRLRAAHLPVGRQVYMVAGVAPEAEFPSVDAEFDAALRSFRELSTREASNIRPNEIALYTSRADDSWQSIAQRAGQGLVSASRLALMNGFAVNVQPPAGTRLKIVVAG
- the mtgA gene encoding monofunctional biosynthetic peptidoglycan transglycosylase: MARSSRWPRWVAGALGVAFAYIAYVYLTLPDVRVLVSQNPDTTAFIELRRDEARRDGRTFTLRRRWVPYGRISTQLKRAVLVAEDSAFFQHEGVDYQQLRESIESSLEDGVALRGASTITQQLAKNLYLSPSRNPTRKLIELIITRRLEAALSKRRIFEIYLNSIEWGDGIFGCEAAARAYFGKSAADLGPAEAALMAGAIINPRVHNPARPTRRLLRRQQIILGRMGAADPPAG
- a CDS encoding dihydrodipicolinate synthase family protein; its protein translation is MSPLAGLYTPIVTPFNHDTVDDAALHRNVERYMQTRLTGLVVLGSNGEAVMLDDSEAERVIAAARSAMPSTRPLIAGTGAESTKATIAATLRAARAGADAVLVRTPSFFKNMMTADVFVRHYVAVAEASPVPVLLYNVSMYTGVTLPPDAVGLLAEHPNIVGMKESGSDASLLADYISRSGPEFFVLAGSGVTYFTGLAAGAHGAILALAGLVPDLCADLLDHVRAGRFLEARALQRTLTPLARTIGGLHGVPALKAALDLMGYDGGLPRAPLGPTPPSVIGQLRRMLTDLGVPLVEPASMDADPATT